TGCTTATGCTTTGCATTGTATATCGGTCTTGGACGCTATGGATCAATCGGCAGAAGATGAATCCCACACAGCAAGCCAACCCCGAAAGGAGAAACACCATGCAATCTCAAGCCTACAACGACAGCCGCATCGCCCTGACCACCCGTGCCCTGGATGCCAAGGCACAGAAAAACCTGTCGTGGCAGGATCTGGCCGACGGCACCGGCCTGAGTCTGGCCTACGTTACCGCCGCCCTCCTCGGCCAGCATCCACTTCCGAAAGCCGCTGCCGAAGTGGTCGGCGACAAGCTTGAGCTGAGCGCCGAAGACGTCGCCGCCCTGCAAATCATCCCGCTGCGCGGCAGCCTCGACGGTGTGCCGACCGACCCGACCATCTACCGCTTCCACGAGATGATCCAGATCTACGGCACCACCCTGAAGGCACTGGTTCACGAACAATTCGGCGACGGCATCATCAGCGCGATCAACTTCAAGCTCGACATCAAGAAAGTCGAAGACCCTGAAGGCGGTTCCCGCGCCGTGGTCACCCTCGACGGCAAGTTCCTCCCACTGCGTCCGTTCTGATCCATCTTGAGCCCGCACCCTGCGTGCGGGCCCGCCCAAACCTGAATTGCCAAGTCGTCACCACATCCGTCTGGAGGCTGCCCCATGCAAAAAATTCTGTTGTCCCTGGCCCTGCTCGCCGGTCTTTGCGCTCAAGCCCAGGCCAGTGAAGAAGCTGTCGCCTACCGCTACGGCATGCAACTGGACATCGCGCAGGTCGTGAGCATCACCCCGGTCGCCGACGTCTGCGGCGTGGTCCCGGTCGAAATGACCTACCTCGACAGCAATGGCACAAAACACATTCTTCAATACAGCGAGTTCGGCACTGGCTGCTCCAACTGAGAGGACACACCATGAAAAACCTGATCGAAGGATTCCTGAAGTTCCAGAGCGAAGCCTTTCCGCAACGCACTGAACTGTTCAAACACCTGGCGACTACCCAAACCCCAGGCACCTTGTTCATCACTTGCTCCGACAGTCGTGTCGTACCGGAACTGCTGACCCAACAAGAACCCGGCGAACTGTTCGTGATCCGCAACGCTGGCAATATCGTGCCGTCCTACAGCCCTCATCCGGGTGGGGTTTCGGCGACGGTGGAATACGCGGTGGCCGTGCTCGGCGTGACCGACATCGTGATCTGCGGCCACTCCGATTGCGGTGCCATGACGGCCATCGCCCAGTGCAAATGCATGGATCACCTGCCCGCCGTCAGCGGCTGGCTGCAACATGCCGAGTCGGCGAAAGTGGTCAACGAATCGAGGCCACACGCCAATGACGCGGCCAAGCTGAGTTCGATGGTGCGCGAGAACGTGATCGCCCAACTGGCGAACATCCAGACCCACCCGAGCGTGCGTCTGGCCCAGGAGAAAGGCCTGCTGAATCTGCATGGCTGGGTGTACGACATCGAGACCGGCTCCATCGATGCCTTGAGCGCCGACCGCCGCACCTTTGTCTCGCTGGCCGAGCAACCGTCGACGTGCGCCGTCTACGGTCAGGCCGTCGATGCGGCTTGAGAACGCGACGCCGCGCCCGTCATTGCGATGGGCGCGGCGCTGTTCTGTTTAGCGTTTCACGCCCAGATCGATTTGCGTCATGCGGCTGCGCACGGTGAACACACCGTCACCCGAAAGAATCGCGCTACGGGCAAACAGGCGACCGCTTTCCCAGTTCGAAAGCCCCAGTTCCGGCTTGTTCAGCGCGTACTGGCCATCGACCCAACGGGTGATCCCGTTGCCCACGAACGGCGCGTTGACCGCGCTGTAGAAACGTTCTTGAACCGCCGCATCCTCGCTGATCAACGACACGGTGAACTGTGGGCTGTAGCGGTTGAAGAGTGCGATGGCCTGATCAAGATCGTCGACGATCATCAGGCTGGTTTCCGGGGTTTCTTCCCATTCCCACTCGCGGCCCAGTTGCGCTTCCGGCAATGGTTCGGCCAGCGCTTCGGTCTGGTAACCCTCGGCGCGATAGACTTCGACCGTCGCGTGCTGCCAGTCGCTCGGCAGGTAGCTTTCGCTGCCTTCGACAATGTGCAATTTGCAGCCCTGACCGCGCGCGGTGCCGGCCTGCTGCAAGGCGTCGAGGAACAACGGCACCAGTTCAGCAGCGCGGTCACGTTGAATCAGGCAGACGTTCAACGTGTTGCAGACCTTGCGATCCAGCGAGTTGCGTACCACAGCAGCAAAGCGTTTGGCGTCGGCATCGCGATCGGCGATCAGCCACGCGCCACCGGTGCCGTGCAGGCTGACGGCGGTGCCGGCCTGCTGGGCGATGCTGCCCAACTGGCTGACCGCACGACCCGAACCTCGGGCCACGGCCAGCGACAGACGCCGGTCGGCGAACATCGCCCAGCCGGCGGCGTGGTTGACGCTCTCGACCAGCGACACCGCACCCGCCGGCAGACCGGCATCGGCCAGCGCCGGGTTCAAGGCGTGGGTGACTATGGCTTGCGCGGTGCCCAAGGCATCGCTGCCAATGCGCAGCACGGCGGTGTTGCCGGTGCGCAGTACGCCAGCGGCATCAGCGAAAACATTCGGCCGGCCTTCAAACACGAACGCAACGATGCCCAGCGGCGACACCACTTGCTCGACCTTCCAACCGTCATGCTCGACGCTGCTGATCACCTTGCCACGCGTGGCCGGCGCATCACGCCAGGCACGCAGGCCGGCGATCATGTCACAGCGCATGCGTTCGTCGGCGAGCAAACGGGTGGTCGAACGACCACGCGCCTTGGCCCGTTCGATGTCGGCGAGGTTGGCGGCTTCGATCAGCGCCCAGGCGTCCGGGTTTTCCAGGCGTTGAGCGAACAGGTCGAAGAAACGGCTGATGGCCTCATCCGATACGGCGGACAACGCGGTGAAAGCCGCTGCCGCACGCTCGATCGCCACCGAAGCGGCCTGCTGATCCACCACCGGAATAAGCAACAACTCGCCACTCACTTGCTCCACCAAAAGGTGGTCGCCGGGTCGGAAACGCTCGGCCAGTTCGGGGCTGACCACAGTGACGCGGTTACCAGCGAAAGGGATAGGCGTGCCAGCGACGAGACGTTCGAGCGCGAGAGACATGAAGCGGATTCACCATGCAAATGAGCGGGCGAAAAATGTATAGCAAAAGTCCCCGAGCGTCACGCCTCAGGCTGGCGCTTGCAGCCGCGCGTGCAACAGGCCTTTGACCGTGCGCATCACGGCAGCATTTGCCTCCTCCATCTGCCCGACCTGTTTCAGCGCCTCTTCCAGTTCACCACGGGCATGGGCCTCAAGGGCGGCCTGACCGCTGCTGTGCACCAGACGATGGGGCACTTCCATGCGTCGAAAATCGGCGTCGCGCTGCTGGTTCTGATTCTGTTCGCCGTAGTACCACTGGCCGAACAGGCACTCGGTTTCATCCGGGAGGGTCAACGGCGCATGGGGTTTGGGGTTAAGCAAGCGGTCGTACACCGTGACTTTCAGTGTCAGTTCCTGAAGGTTCGCCAGCTCAATGTCGGACAACAGGTGCGACTGGTCGATCTCGCGCTGCATCTGTTGCGCCTGGCCGTACATCCCGGCCATGGCGTCAGCGGTCTGGTCGATGATCGAGCCAAACGCACCGGAGACTTGGCTCTGCAGCGAGATTGCTTGTTTCGCCTCACCGATTTCAGCCTGGATCGCCGAGGTTTCCTTGACGATTTCGCGGGTGGCTTCAGCGGTTTTCTCCGCCAGCAAGCGTACTTCCCCGGCCACCACCGCGAAGCCGCGCCCGGTGTCGCCAGCGCGGGCCGCTTCAATCGCGGCGTTGAGCGCCAGCAGGTTGGTCTTGCGGGCAATGTCGCTGATCAGGTCGACAATGCGATCAATCTCGCTGGCACGGCTAACCAGATGAGTGATCACGCCTTCCAGCGCTTCGAGGCCGGCCGCCATGACCCGCGACTGATCCTGTAAATGCCCGACCTGCGCCTGATTGTCGATGGCCGCACTGGCGACCGCTTCGGCGCGCTGGTGATTAAGTTTCAGGCGTTGATTGAGCATCGAGAACGACTCGCTGACCGGCGCCAGCGAGTTGCCACAGGTCAGCAGGTGCTGTGCCAGACCACGAAAGAAGTCGCGGTCGCGCAGTTCGGCCTTGTGCGTAGCGATCAGCGTTTCATCGACCACGGTCACCACAGGTTCCGGCAGCGTCTCCCGGCTGACCGCTACCGCTTTCTTGCGCCATGTGAAATTCATCGCCAGCTCCCCCGACGCGAACGCGTCAAAAGCGCGGGACGATACGAATGAACCAGGGCGGATCAAACCTCCAATTGTGCGAAATACCGGGAGACCACCGTCTCAGAACACCGACCAGCCGATCCGCGAACTGAGCATTTCCAACGCCGCCATCCCCGCCAGCGAGTTGCCTGCCGCGTTGAGTTCCGGCGACCACACGCACACCGTGAACTGCCCCGGCACCACCGCAACGATGCCGCCACCGACGCCGCTCTTGCCCGGCAGGCCGACGCGATAGGCGAAGTTGCCGGCCTCGTCGTACAGGCCGCTGGTGGCCATGATCGAGTTGACTTGCTGGGTCTGGCGGCGGGTGAGGATCTGTTCGCCGCTGTGTTTGCAATAACCGTCGTTGGCCAGGAAGCAGAACGCCCGAGCCAGGTCGATGCAGCTCATGCGCAACGCGCAGTGGCTGAAATAGCTGCGCAGCACCGCTTCGACGTCGTTGTGGAAGTTACCGAAGGATTGCATCAAGTAGGCCATCGCCGCGTTGCGTGCGCGGTGCTGGTATTCGGACTCGGCCACTTTGCCGTCGACCATCACCTGCGGGTTGCCCGACAGCCGTCGCACGAAATCACGCATCGACAATGCCGGCGCCGCGAAGCGTGACTGGTTGATGTCGCAGATCACCAGCGCCCCAGCATTGATGAACGGATTGCGCGGACGGCCGCGTTCGAACTCCAGCTGCACCAGCGAGTTGAACGGCTGGCCGGACGGTTCGTGGCCCAGGCGTTCCCAGATCGTCTCGCCGGAATGTTCGATGGCCTGCACCAGGCTGAATACCTTGGAAATACTCTGCACCGAGAACAGCGTCTCGGCATCGCCGGCGCAATACATCTCGCCGTCGTTGCCGTACACCGCGATACCCAGTTGATCGGGCGGCACGGTGCCGAGGGCGGGAATGTAGTCAGCCACCTTGCCCTGCCCGATCAGGGGCCGTACAGCGTCAAGGATCTCGTTCAACAGCGCTTGCATGCCGGGTCTCGAAGTCTCGCCCCATGGGATTGCGGGGACACGGTGGCTAGACGCTGCGCCCGCCAGCCGAATCACACCTTGTTCGTGTATCGCACTGTATACGACGCAACCCCTGACACACCCGGAGCACAAATCCCCCCCTTCGCGACACATCACCGATACAGCCCGACGTTCAAATGAACCTGTCGATCGGCAACACCGATCAAGCCTTTGAACTCATACATCGCATCGGAGATTCACCATGACCAAACTCTCGAAAACCTCCCTGACGCTCGGCCTGCTGCTGGCCGGTGGCCTGGCCCTGTCCAACGCCGCTTCGGCTTCCGAGGTGTTCAGCGTCAAGCAACTGGATCACGGCTACAGCCAGACCCAGGCCCAGGCCCAGGCCGACACTCCGGAAAAAACCTCGGAAGGCAAATGCGGCGAAGGCAAGTGCGGCGCCGGCGAATAACCCTTTTCACGGGGCCCGCCGGTGCCCCGTTTTCCCTTGATTGAACGGAGCCATCCCATGACCACTGCTCTCTCGACGGCCGTCAAAGGCCTGCACCTGAATCTTGATCGCGCAGGCCAATGGCTGGCGCCGCTGACCCTGCGCCTGTTCATCGCCTGGGAGTTTTTCGAATCGGGCCTGGAGAAATTCAACGGCCAGAACTGGTTCGAAGACATTCAGGAGCGTTTCCCGTTTCCCTTCGATCACTTGCCGGCGACGCTGAACTGGGAACTGTCGATGTGGGCCGAGCTGATCTGCGCGCTGGCGATCCTGATCGGGCTCGGCACGCGTTTCTCGGCGATTTCGCTGATCGTCGTGACGGTTGTCGCCACCGCCGCTGTGCACTGGCCAGCAGACTGGTCGTCGTTGAGTGAACTGGCGCAGGGGTATGCGATCACCAACAAGGGCTTCGGCAACTTCAAGCTGCCGGTGATTTACCTGGTTGCGTTGGTGCCGCTGGTATTCGCCGGAGCCGGCAAGTTGAGCGTGGATGCGTGGCTGGAGCGATTCTTCTGGAAACGCGCCAGCCGCTGAGGATCAATGCGCCCGGTCGAGCCCCGCCAGCAGCGCGCTGTCACGGCTGTAGATGTCCGGCGCGTAGAGCACGCGGCCCTTCCCGTCGACCTGTGCCGTCCAATAAGTCATCAGGATCGGCACCGGGTTGCTCAGGCGGAATTCATGGGTGGTGCCGGTGGCGAGCAAGGTGTCGGTACGGGCTCTTTCCGCCGGGCTAAGCAAGAAGTCGCGCAGTTTCATAGGATGCTCGACCCGCACACAACCGGAACTGAACGCCCGTGGACCTTTGTCGAACAGCGCCTTGCTCGGCGTGTCATGCAGGTACACCGAAAACGGGTTGGGGAAACGGATGACCATTTGCCCCAGCGGATTGCGCGGCCCGGCGTCCTGACGCAGGAGGATGTTGCCGGGGTTGTCCCAGTCGATGTCGGCAGCGGCCAGCGGCTGACCGTTGGCGTCGAGAACCTGCAGGTTCTGGCGGCTGAGGAAGGTCTGATCCTTACGGATTGCCGGCAGTTTGTCTTCTTTCCAGATGGTCGGCGGCACGGTCCAGGTCGGGTTCAGTGTCAGGCGCGTGACCCGGGATTTGAGCAACGGCGTCTGGCGCTCGGCGCGACCGACCTGGGTGCGGGTCTGCCACACCGGCTGGCCGCCCTGGTACAGAGTCAGTTCGGCGGCGGCGACGTTGACCAGCAGGCCATCGGGCTCCATATCCTGGGCCAGCCAGCGGAAACGCTCAAGGTTGACCCGAAGCTGTTCGCGACGCGTCAGCGGGCTGATGTTCATCTCGGCAATCGTCCCCGGCCCGACCACACCGTCGGCCTGCAACGAATGGTTGGCCTGGAAGCTTTTCACCGCCTCGACCAAAACACCGTGATAAGCATTGTCCGGCGTACCGACCACACTGCTCAGATAACCTTCGCTGTAAAGCCGCTTGGCCAGTTCCGGTACGCGTTTGTCTTCCATGTCCGGGCGCAGCAGCGGCCCGTTGCCCACCGACTGCCAGTGCGGCAAGGTTTGCAGGCGTTGTGCGGCATAGAGGTGACGCAGGTTCTGATATTGCGCCAGGTTCGGCCGCGCCAAGTCGAAGGCCGCCGCCATGTCATGCATGCCCGGCACAGCGATGGCGAGCAATTCGGCCTGACGGTCACGTGGCGCTTCGTCGGCGTGCCACAGCGGTTCGAAGTGCGATTGAAGCAGACGACCGTAATGCAGGTCCTGCAAGGCTTGCAGGTAGTTGCGACTTATGTCGATGTCGGCGCACAGATCGCCGTCCTGCGGAACTGTTTCCGCAACCGGATAGCGTTTCGGATTGAGGCCATCGTCGGCCAGCAGCTGCAATTGCGCGTGCAATTGCGGCAATTGCCCGGCCGCCGCCCATACCGGCAACCAGTCCTGCTGTTGATAGAACGCCTGCAACTGTTCGAGCGCCGGGCCGCCGAGACGGGCGGCAATCGCCGGACAGGCCTGCGGCAGGCTGATCAACGCGGCCTGCAGCGGGCTTTGCGGCTCGACAGGCATTTCTGCCGGCAGCGTCGGGAGTGCCGATACAGGCTCATCGGCACAAACGACAAACGGCGCAGCGAGCAAACAAATGCTCAAGTAGCATGCGTACTTTTTGAACAACTGCTTTACTCCAATCCATGGCCGTCTTGATTGACGGTCAACCTTACATCAGGTGCGGTGATACAGTCAGGTCCGATTCGCGAGCCTGCCGGGGACGACTGGACGTCAGGAGCCAAAGTGCCAAACATGTAGCCAGTGAGGATTCACTTTAAATGTTGACGTTTTTGCGCCGACTTCTGCTGACTGCCACTGCCATCGGGCTGGTGACCAGCCAGGTTTTTGCCGCCGGCACCTCGCCGCCGGTTCTCTACAACAGCCTCGCCCACGCCGCTCCGGAACTCAATCCCCAGGCGCTGAAAGGTGCCCTGAATGCCATGCAATGCGCAATCAACAACGGCGCGAAGCAGTCCCGTCACTTGGCGATCATCGATTATTCGCAACCGTCTACCGAACGGCGCCTGTGGATCTTCGACCTGACGAAGAAAAAACTGATCCTGCGCGATCTGGTCGCCCACGGTTCACACTCCGGAGACAACTTCGCCACTCGGTTCTCCAACCGCGAGGGCAGTTTTCAGTCCAGCCTGGGCCTGTTCCGCACCCAGGAAAGCTACGAAGGCACCCACGGTTATTCACTGCGCATGGACGGTCTGGAACCGGGCGTCAACGACATGGCCCGTGACCGCGCCATCGTGATCCACGCCGCCGACTACGTGAATCTGTTCTGGAGCAAACGTACGGGCCGACTCGGCCGCAGCCAGGGTTGCCCGGCCGTACGCCCGCAAGTTGCCAGACGCGTGATCGACAGCCTGAAGGACGGCCAGTACATGTTTTCCTGGTACCCGGACCAGCACTGGCTGAAGTCCTCGCCGTACCTCAACTGCCAGCCGCAACAAATCGCCAGCATCCTCAGCACCCATGGCAGCTGAAAGTATCCGCTGTAAAAAACATCCCCTGTTCCCACAGGGGATTTGTGTTTTCAGGGTTTCATTACAGCTTTGTCATTGAGTTGTCGGTTTGCCGAGCGGATCGCTCGGTAGCCTGAAGTTGTTCCGGCACCACTGCCGATCCACTTCACCGACCCGAGTGACTCATCATGAAAACCCTGATCCTTGCCTTCACCGCCCTCCTCGCCACTGGCACCGTGTTCGCCGCCGAAATGCCGGACAACACGGTCATTCACGACACCAACGGCTTCTACGTACACCTGGATGTCGACAAAGTCCTCTCTAGCACCGATATTTCCCAGGCCTGCGGCGTCATTCCCGCACGACTGAACTACCTCGACCACCAGGGCCGCGAACATGTGCTGGACTACCAAGTACAAGGCAGCGGTTGCACCAACTGACCAGTGAGGCGCAGTGCCCATGAATATCCTTGTCGTCGAAGACGAACCCAAGGCCGGCAACTACCTGCTCAACGGCTTGCAGGAACTGGGTTACAACGTAAGCCTGGCCCGGGACGGCGCCGACGGTCTGCACCTGGCGCTGGAACACGACTTCGACGTGATCGTGCTGGATGTGATGATGCCGAAAATGGATGGCTGGGAAGTCCTGCGCCGGCTGCGCAAGGAAGCTGACACGCCGGTGCTGTTCCTCACCGCTCGCGACGACATCGCCGACCGGGTCAAAGGCCTGGAGCTGGGCGCCGACGACTACCTGATCAAGCCGTTTTCCTTCGCCGAACTGGTGGCGCGTCTGCGCACCCTGACCCGGCGCGGGCCGATCCATGAAGAAGAGCAATTGCAGGTGGCCGATTTGCAGATCGACGTACTCAAGCGCCGGGTCACCCGCGCCGGCAGCCGGATCACCCTGACCAACAAGGAATTCG
The sequence above is a segment of the Pseudomonas sp. HS6 genome. Coding sequences within it:
- the cynS gene encoding cyanase; the encoded protein is MQSQAYNDSRIALTTRALDAKAQKNLSWQDLADGTGLSLAYVTAALLGQHPLPKAAAEVVGDKLELSAEDVAALQIIPLRGSLDGVPTDPTIYRFHEMIQIYGTTLKALVHEQFGDGIISAINFKLDIKKVEDPEGGSRAVVTLDGKFLPLRPF
- a CDS encoding DUF2790 domain-containing protein; amino-acid sequence: MQKILLSLALLAGLCAQAQASEEAVAYRYGMQLDIAQVVSITPVADVCGVVPVEMTYLDSNGTKHILQYSEFGTGCSN
- a CDS encoding carbonic anhydrase, with protein sequence MKNLIEGFLKFQSEAFPQRTELFKHLATTQTPGTLFITCSDSRVVPELLTQQEPGELFVIRNAGNIVPSYSPHPGGVSATVEYAVAVLGVTDIVICGHSDCGAMTAIAQCKCMDHLPAVSGWLQHAESAKVVNESRPHANDAAKLSSMVRENVIAQLANIQTHPSVRLAQEKGLLNLHGWVYDIETGSIDALSADRRTFVSLAEQPSTCAVYGQAVDAA
- a CDS encoding aldehyde dehydrogenase family protein, whose amino-acid sequence is MSLALERLVAGTPIPFAGNRVTVVSPELAERFRPGDHLLVEQVSGELLLIPVVDQQAASVAIERAAAAFTALSAVSDEAISRFFDLFAQRLENPDAWALIEAANLADIERAKARGRSTTRLLADERMRCDMIAGLRAWRDAPATRGKVISSVEHDGWKVEQVVSPLGIVAFVFEGRPNVFADAAGVLRTGNTAVLRIGSDALGTAQAIVTHALNPALADAGLPAGAVSLVESVNHAAGWAMFADRRLSLAVARGSGRAVSQLGSIAQQAGTAVSLHGTGGAWLIADRDADAKRFAAVVRNSLDRKVCNTLNVCLIQRDRAAELVPLFLDALQQAGTARGQGCKLHIVEGSESYLPSDWQHATVEVYRAEGYQTEALAEPLPEAQLGREWEWEETPETSLMIVDDLDQAIALFNRYSPQFTVSLISEDAAVQERFYSAVNAPFVGNGITRWVDGQYALNKPELGLSNWESGRLFARSAILSGDGVFTVRSRMTQIDLGVKR
- a CDS encoding methyl-accepting chemotaxis protein, with the protein product MNFTWRKKAVAVSRETLPEPVVTVVDETLIATHKAELRDRDFFRGLAQHLLTCGNSLAPVSESFSMLNQRLKLNHQRAEAVASAAIDNQAQVGHLQDQSRVMAAGLEALEGVITHLVSRASEIDRIVDLISDIARKTNLLALNAAIEAARAGDTGRGFAVVAGEVRLLAEKTAEATREIVKETSAIQAEIGEAKQAISLQSQVSGAFGSIIDQTADAMAGMYGQAQQMQREIDQSHLLSDIELANLQELTLKVTVYDRLLNPKPHAPLTLPDETECLFGQWYYGEQNQNQQRDADFRRMEVPHRLVHSSGQAALEAHARGELEEALKQVGQMEEANAAVMRTVKGLLHARLQAPA
- the glsB gene encoding glutaminase B — protein: MQALLNEILDAVRPLIGQGKVADYIPALGTVPPDQLGIAVYGNDGEMYCAGDAETLFSVQSISKVFSLVQAIEHSGETIWERLGHEPSGQPFNSLVQLEFERGRPRNPFINAGALVICDINQSRFAAPALSMRDFVRRLSGNPQVMVDGKVAESEYQHRARNAAMAYLMQSFGNFHNDVEAVLRSYFSHCALRMSCIDLARAFCFLANDGYCKHSGEQILTRRQTQQVNSIMATSGLYDEAGNFAYRVGLPGKSGVGGGIVAVVPGQFTVCVWSPELNAAGNSLAGMAALEMLSSRIGWSVF
- a CDS encoding DoxX family protein, which gives rise to MTTALSTAVKGLHLNLDRAGQWLAPLTLRLFIAWEFFESGLEKFNGQNWFEDIQERFPFPFDHLPATLNWELSMWAELICALAILIGLGTRFSAISLIVVTVVATAAVHWPADWSSLSELAQGYAITNKGFGNFKLPVIYLVALVPLVFAGAGKLSVDAWLERFFWKRASR
- a CDS encoding murein L,D-transpeptidase produces the protein MFKKYACYLSICLLAAPFVVCADEPVSALPTLPAEMPVEPQSPLQAALISLPQACPAIAARLGGPALEQLQAFYQQQDWLPVWAAAGQLPQLHAQLQLLADDGLNPKRYPVAETVPQDGDLCADIDISRNYLQALQDLHYGRLLQSHFEPLWHADEAPRDRQAELLAIAVPGMHDMAAAFDLARPNLAQYQNLRHLYAAQRLQTLPHWQSVGNGPLLRPDMEDKRVPELAKRLYSEGYLSSVVGTPDNAYHGVLVEAVKSFQANHSLQADGVVGPGTIAEMNISPLTRREQLRVNLERFRWLAQDMEPDGLLVNVAAAELTLYQGGQPVWQTRTQVGRAERQTPLLKSRVTRLTLNPTWTVPPTIWKEDKLPAIRKDQTFLSRQNLQVLDANGQPLAAADIDWDNPGNILLRQDAGPRNPLGQMVIRFPNPFSVYLHDTPSKALFDKGPRAFSSGCVRVEHPMKLRDFLLSPAERARTDTLLATGTTHEFRLSNPVPILMTYWTAQVDGKGRVLYAPDIYSRDSALLAGLDRAH
- a CDS encoding murein L,D-transpeptidase catalytic domain family protein — protein: MLTFLRRLLLTATAIGLVTSQVFAAGTSPPVLYNSLAHAAPELNPQALKGALNAMQCAINNGAKQSRHLAIIDYSQPSTERRLWIFDLTKKKLILRDLVAHGSHSGDNFATRFSNREGSFQSSLGLFRTQESYEGTHGYSLRMDGLEPGVNDMARDRAIVIHAADYVNLFWSKRTGRLGRSQGCPAVRPQVARRVIDSLKDGQYMFSWYPDQHWLKSSPYLNCQPQQIASILSTHGS
- a CDS encoding DUF2790 domain-containing protein codes for the protein MKTLILAFTALLATGTVFAAEMPDNTVIHDTNGFYVHLDVDKVLSSTDISQACGVIPARLNYLDHQGREHVLDYQVQGSGCTN
- a CDS encoding heavy metal response regulator transcription factor; this translates as MNILVVEDEPKAGNYLLNGLQELGYNVSLARDGADGLHLALEHDFDVIVLDVMMPKMDGWEVLRRLRKEADTPVLFLTARDDIADRVKGLELGADDYLIKPFSFAELVARLRTLTRRGPIHEEEQLQVADLQIDVLKRRVTRAGSRITLTNKEFALLQLFATHTGQVLSRSLIASRVWDMNFDSDTNVVDVAVRRLRAKIDDPFPLKLIHSVRGIGYRFDTQP